The sequence AACCTGAATATACACTGGAAATTTACCTCGAAACGCTGCTGGCCAAAAACAGGCACAACGGCAATTTCAGGATGTTTAGAAAATTTTACCCGCTGCCGCACGGTGTGATAGGCTAATCCTTTAACAGCCCATAGTGCACCGACGGCGATGCCGGTAACGGCAGCGTCTTCCGCACCGAAAGTAGTCTTCCAGTAAAGTCGCTCACAGTATAAGGATGCCAGGACTTTCCTGACGAAGGCTTTATACAGCCGCGTAAAATAGCGAAACTGGCGGAGCATTCGCCGGAATTTGCGCGGATAGTGTAAATAGATGCGCCATAAATTCTGAATAAAGCGTCGCTCGCGCTCAGCGTGCGTATGAACATCACCTTTAGCCGTCTCAATTTCCGATACCAGCCAGACTATACCGGTACAGTCGGTAGTTTTTATAACGGGAATAGTTATGGTATAGCAAATGAGTTTACGCAGAAGATAGACATCGACAATAATATGGTCGTCGTTGTCCTGACGCCAGTAAGTCAGGGAAATATATATGTTTACGCGGGAAAGCATATAGGCCAGCACTATGCCGGCCCACAGAACCAAAAGCTCTTTGTGCATGCTCCCCCCCCTTTTTTTTCTGACAGTATAGTATAGAGCAAAAGTTACTTTGTATATACGGAAAAAGCAACCCATTCAGGGCTGCTTTTCCAAAGCCGGCTCAGGCAGATTGGCGGCCAGTGCCAGTAATTCTTCAATACTTTTAAGACCAAAACATTTCAGAAACTCGTCGGTAGTACCGTACAGAATCGGGCGGCCAATAGTTTCTTTCCGCCCTATCTCCCGCACCAACCGTCTTTCAACTAAATTATTAAGTACCTTGTCGATTTTAACCCCTCTGATAGCTTCTATCTCTTGCTTGGTGATGGGCTGCTTGAAGGCAATGATTGCTAGTGTTTCCATAGCCGCCATGGACAACCGTCCCTCCTGGACTTGGGCCAAGCGGGAAACAAAATCGGCCATTTCCGGTTTAGTACATAACTGATAACCGCCAGCTACCTGAACGAGCGTTAAGCCACGCTCAGCGCTGGCCATATCCTGCGCCAGCTCTTCCAGTAAAAGAGCAACATGTTCTTCCGGTATCTCCAAGATTTGCGCGAGCTTGTCAATCGGTAGCGGATCGCCGCTGGCAAACAACAGTGCCTCTACATGCCCTTTGAGATGTTGGTAAAAGATTTTTCGTCACTCCCTCAAGGCAATAAAAATGGGACCAAAACACCTATCCTGGGATACGGTAATCCGTTTTAGCCTAAGCAGCTCCAATACTGCCAGAAGGGCAGCCACGACTTCGCTGCGGGAGCCTGTCCGCGTTATGGTTTGCCAAAATTCGATCCGCCCCGTTTTATGCAATAGGTGAATAATATCGTACATCTTATCCTGTACGCTAATTTCATCGCGGGCAACGAGCGCATAATTATCGACGGCGCTCTCCAATATGGTGGCAAAGGCCATGATAAGATCATCAAGTTTGAGCCCCTGTGGTAGCGGCGGCGTCACATCAAGCTCCTGCGGCGGACGGGTAAAATACTTTAGCCGTTTTTCCGCCATACTCTGCAGCAAGGCGGCAAGCTGCTTAAACTTGCGGTATTCAACCAATTTTTCCACCAGTTCCTGCCGGGGATCTTCCTCCTCGGCCGTTTCCACTGCAGCAGGAGGTCGGGGTAGCAGCATCCGTGATTTAATCTGCAATAGTGTAGCCGCCATTACTAAAAACTCGCTGGCGATATCAAGATTGAATTCTTCCCATGCTTTTAGATAAGCAATATATTGTTCAGTGACTTGAGCGATAGGAATATCATAAATATCAATCTGGTCTTTTTCAATCAGGTGCAGCAGCAAAGCTAGCGGTCCTTCAAAAACCTCAAGTTTAATTTTGTAATCCGACATAGCCTAACTGAGATGCATTACCTGCCGCACTTCCTCCATCGTAGCAGCCGCTACCTGGCGAGCCCGCTCGGCGCCATAGGCTAAAATTTCGCGAACCCGGCCAGGATTGGCCTCTAGTTCCGCCCGCCGAACGTGAATATCGGCAAGCGCCGATACCATACGCTCAGCAAGCCGTTTTTTGCAGTCTACGCACCCAATAGCGGCGTTTCGGCATGACATTACTATTTCATCCAGTTCATCACGACTAAAAATTTTATGGAAGGTATGAACGGTGCATACGTCCGGATTGCCAGGGTCGGTTTTCTTTACCCGCTGGGGATCGGTCACCATGAGACGGACCCGCGCGCGAAGATCTTCCGGACTAGCAGCGAAGGGGATTTCATTGCCATATGATTTACTCATTTTGCGGCCGTCGATGCCGGGCAGCAGCGGCGCTTGGCTGAGTTTAGCCTGAGGCTCGGGGAACACTTCCCCGTACAAATGATTGAAGCGGCGAACAATCTCACGGCAAAGTTCCAAATGCGGCAGCTGGTCTTCGCCGACAGGCACGGTGTCAGCCTTATACAAAATAATATCAGCCGTCATAAGCTCAGGGTAGCCCAAAAACCCGTAAGTATTAATCTCCTTACCCTGGGCGCCTAATTGTTGAAGCTTGTCCTTATAAGTAGGAACGCGTTCCAACCATGACAGGGGCGTAATCATCGAAAGCAAAAGATGCAGCTCGGCATGTTCCTTAACGTGCGACTGCACAAAAATCACGTTTTTTTCAGGGTCAAGACCGCCGCTCAGCCAGTCCAGCGCCATATCATGAATATGCTCCGGCAGCCTGCGAGTATCTTCATAGGATGAAGTTAAGGCATGCCAGTCTACGATACAAAAAAAGCATTCATAATCATGTTGCAGCCGCACCCAGTTTTCCAAAGCGCCAAGATAGTTGCCCAAATGAAACTTTCCCGACGGCTGCATCCCACTGAAAATACGTCCTTTTTTCATGAATTTGCCCTCCTCTGTCTACAAAAGCCACATCACAATAGTGTTTATGAAACGGGACAACGCGATTTCCAGAGGATGCGTGATTGTCCCGATAAAACCAATATATACCAGCGCCATTAAGATAAAAGGACCATAAGCTTCCAGGCGTTCAAAGGCGTAGGCCTGACGTCCGGGCAGCAGACTGGCCAGTACTTTTGACCCGTCAAGCGGTGGTAAAGGTATTAGATTGAATATAGCAAAAATGATATTATAAATATAGGTAAGGCGCAGGATTTGTACCCAATCGCCACCCAGCAAACCTAATTTGGCCAAAAGACCTGTCGTCAGCGCCGTGACGAAAGCGAAAAGAATATTGGCAAACGGTCCGGCCAAAGAAACGATCAACATTCCCATTCGCCCGTCACGAAAATTATAGGGATTGACCGGTACGGGCTTGGCCCAGCCGAATTTAAACAGCCATAGCATCAAAAGACCGATGGGATCAAGATGGGCAACAGGGTTTAAAGTCAACCTGCCCATAAACCGCGGCGTCGGGTCGCCTAAAGCGACGGCTGCGCGGGCATGCGCGTATTCATGTACGGTGATAGTCGCGAGCAGCGCAGGTATACGAAAAATCATATCTGCGTCAAAACCAAACACGGTCAACCTCCTCCCATTCCGGGATTTACGGAGAAGATAATCGCTCCTCTCCAATTATACTGGAAAATGTTTTAAAGCGCAAAGGATAAGGCCGTTGCCGCTAACAAAACGGCGGGAATAAATCCGCCATAGGGGGCAAAAGATATTAAGCAAAGGAGGGGGAAACTTTGGCGCAAAAGATCAAATCTGCCGCGTGCGCAGCGCTTGCAGTCGCCGTATTTTGTAGCGGCTGCGGGCTGATGGCGCCGGCGCCTAAGCCGGAAGTCGGGCCGACAGGCAAACCGGTGGAGTCCAAACCCAACCCGCCGCTAGTCGAGCGTTTTAGTTCCGCCCCGGTCGAGCTCTACGATTTGGAGGCTACGGCAGGCGTGGTGTTTGAGGGGATCAATAAGGAAGACTGGGGGCAGGCCGAGGCCGGCCTAAACAATCTTCAGGCTCTTTGGCAGCAGACCAAAACGGTCGTAGGTGAAAAAAAGGGAGTTAAAGAAGGCGACGAAGCCATGGATAAACTTATGAAAGCGGTGGCTGGCAGACAAATTACCGCGTCCTACGAAAGCCTCAACAAATTTATGGGCAGCGTGAGCGACATCGGTAAATCTTATAAGCTATCACCTGTCGCGGACGTTATCAGTATCGGCAATTCCGCCCGCAACGTCAGTTTTTATGTAGAAGACAAAAACTGGAGCAAAGCAGCCGCCAAAACAAAAGAATTGGAAGGCGTCTGGCAGCAAGTCAAACCTGCCGTTGAGCAGGTCGGCATCCTCGGGGAAGTGACACGGACGAGCTCGATTATTAAGCAAGTGAAGGACGCCGTAAACGCAGAAAACAAGGGCGCGGTAGAAGAGCAACTGGCTAACCTGAACGAAAGTATGGGGCGAATCCGCGACTTTTATCGTGGCCGCTAGTCATCCTGCCAAAATCCCCACCGGCAGATACCGGTGGGGATTTATTTACTTTTCCTTTTTCTTTTTTTGAGGGCCTTTGTGTGTACGGCCCTCAAGTCGGTCCTTATCCTGTGGTTTAAGCACCGCTGGGCGAAGGACTTTGCTGGGAATAGGCAACCGGAAGATAACATCTTTAAGAGCAGCCACATTTAAAGGAATAGCCGGCCAGAGATAGGGTATACCGAATGACTTCGTAAAGACAAGGATAAAAAACAGGCCTAACAGGCCTAAAAGTAGACCGGGAAGTTTAAAGAGCAGGACTAACGCTGTTAGCGCTAACCGAAATGTGCGGATAGCCAGAGCCAGTTCCACGCTGGGCGTGGCAAATGTACCCACCGTAGCCACAGCAATATAAAAAATCGTTTCGTTACCAAATAACCCTACTTTGGTAGCAAATTCCCCTAACATGAAGGCGCCGATAAAACCTAAGGCCGTGGATTGCGCCGCCGGCACATGCACCGTCGCCATGCGCACCATTTCAATGCCAAATTCGGCAAAAATAAACTGCAGCCCTAACGGAATAATCCCTGGATCGCGCGGCCCTAAAAATGTAAGCGTCTCGGGCAGTAAATGGCGCTGCAGCACCAATGCCAGCCATAAAGGTGGTAAAACCAGCGAAAATAAGATGGCGCCCATCCTCACGAAGCGAAGAAAAGAACCGACGATAATGTTCTGACGGAATTCTTCCACATGCTGCACATGATGCCAAAAGGTAGTTGGCAGGATCATCACGTTAGGCGATGTATCAACAATGACGCAGACATGACCTTCCAAAAGGTGCACGGCGGCCACGTCCGGGCGCTCGGAATAGCGAACCTTAGGCAAGATGTTCCATTTACTGCCCACGGCGATATATTCCTCGATTGCCTTTTCCGCCATTGGCACGCCATCGATATTGATGTCGTTAAGACGTTTTTTTACCGTCTCAACTAATTCCGGGTTAGTTATATCCTTTATGTAAGCTACGGCGACGTCAGTCTGGGAGCGGGTACCTACCTTGACGATTTCAAATCGCAAGTTTGGGTCACGGAGCCGGCGGCGTATAAGCGCCGTATTAAAAACCAGCGTTTCTACAAAAGAATCGCGGGAGCCCCGCGTGACCTTTTCAATGTTGGATTCAGATGGCATTCTTGCCGGATAAGACCGGGCGTCGACCACCATGACCTGACCCTCACCGTCCAAGAAAAAGAGCATTTCTCCCGAAAGCACACTGGTAATGGCGTCGTTCATATTATCAACCAGTTTGACCTGAGAATGGGTCAAGCGGGAATAAAAAAGCTTTTGCAGGATGTTCATCGATAATTCCTCTTGACCCTGCGCCATCATATGTTCCAGTACATCAGCCATTACCACGTCATTCACCATAGCGTTTATGGAAAAAGACGCTCCCCGTCTTCGGCCAAATTTGTACTCCCGGAAAATCACATCGAAAGATTCGCCGACTCCAAGCAACTCTTTTAGATAATTTATATTGCTGTCAATGTCTTTTGCGATTTTAGGTTTTTCTGCCATAGGAAACGCCACTCCGTTTCAAAATCTCTTCAATGGCCTTGCGCGTAATAGGAGCACCGCGACTAACACTGTCGGCTTTATCCATCTTACCAATGTCGCCAATACCAATGATTACCGGTACCTCCACTTCATTAAGCACGTCAACGGTGTCACCGTTGATTACCGGCTTGTCTCCTCCCGTAACTTCACCATATTTATTAACCGAAGCTTTCACGACCTCACCATTACCGCTAATACAGGCATCAGCTTCCACGCCGTTAATTCCTGTCGTATTCGAAGCAACAGCCACTGCTCCCAGCACCTCGATGTCCGGATGATTGACCACATATTCCATGGCCTGTTCGCCCTGGCCTTTGTCACGCTGACCCCGGTCATCAAACATAACAAGTACCGGATCATATGGCACCTGTTTGATGAGACGAACAATTTCCTCTCCAGAAATTGGCGTGGGATTACCAGCAGATGCGGAAATGCAGCGTAAGCCCAGCTCACCGGCAATGCTCTCCACAACGTGCTTGGCACAGCGGTCGCCGTCGGTAACCAATATTACTCTTATTTTTCCCAACCTATTCACCTCGACTGTTGACCTTTATTTTCTTCACCTAACAAGTTACTAATTTTATTAGCGATTTTCTCGCTTTCGCTAATTACTTGTTTTAATTTTTTAAGGCTGGCTTCGAGTTCGTTTGAAAGCTCGTACTGCGCCTGGGCAAGCACTTGGGCCGCCGTTTGCGCGGCCACCGACGAAACTTTGTTTTCGCCGCTCAGTATCTTCCGCTGACTACCTTGTTGTTCTTGCTGACATTCTTGCAAACCGATGGTGTTAGGTTTATTTTGCAATATTTGGCTAAATAAATTCTCTAGCTGCTGGGTAACAATGGCCTCTTGCTGCAGATTGGCTGTTTCCTGTTGCCCACCTGAAAGCAATGCGGCGCCACTGGACTGCTGGCCGCCTTGCCCCCCCTGCGTTTGCTGTAGGTTATCCAGTTGACTGCTGATTTTTTGCAGTAAAGCTAAAATTGCCTGACTTGTTATTGCATCTTGTTGCATTGCTGTCCCTGCTCCTTGCACCGCCCCGTGCGGGGTGGCCCTTTCGGCATTTATGCTGTATTGGTTTGTAATAATGCGTGAGTCCTGACCGTCCTCATTGTCTTGTTTCCAGTTTGGTCGTGCCATCCGTCTAAGTTTCGGTCGCATGTTCCTCCTCCCACAGCTACACAAATTGCCATATATTAACTAGACAGGATATTATTGCTAACCGTAAATTTATTACGGCAAATGGATGGGTCAAAACAGCAAAGGGGCTAACCAGCGCGGCAGTGCGTTCAAATTCCACGCCGCCAACGGTAGCGCTGACAATATAATTGGCCAATGGCCCGCTGAAAATTACCAGTGCCAATTTTAGATCGCTGCCTAAATTGCTGACAGTAGTAGTGCTAAAAGCGCCAGCCGCGACCAGCGACTCAATTTCGCCATGAAAAAAAAGTGTCATTACAACACGGCCAAAATCGTGAATTAGGGCAGCCACTACCACATAATGAGGATAACGGAGTCCAACCAAACAAACGGTAACTGCAAGCCCGATGAAGTCAATTGCCAACATGGTCATCTATCCTTTAGGATTAAATAGCAGCGCCGCAAACAGTCCGAACACTGCTGCAGCCATGATACCGGAAGCAGTGGCACGCAGTGAGCCGCTAAAAATGCCCCAAAATCCGTACTTATTTACATCTTCAATCGTCCCGGAAACAAGAGCATGACCAAATCCGGGAAGCGGTACGGTCGCCCCGGCACCAGCTAAATCGATCAAAGGTTGGTATAAGCCCATCCCACTCAAAACTCCGCCGACAACAACGAATAAAACCAGTACATGGGCAGGAGTGAGCGGAGTTAAATCCATTAGCAACTGCCCAACCACGCAAATTAAGCCGCCAATAAGAAAAGCCATTAAATATGCTTGCAATAAAGTTTGCCCCCTTTTCGCTTTCTCCCGTAATCTCCTACTTTGCTAACCAGTATATAAAGCCGATGATAAATGCTGTAAGCATGCCGTACACTAGTACTGGCCCTGCGATGATAAACATTCTGGCGCCGACGCCGAAGACAAAGCCTTCCCGTTTAAACTCCATGGCCGGCGCCACCACTGAGTTAGCAAACCCTGTAATTGGAACAATTGAGCCGGCGCCCGCACGCCGCCCCAATTCGTCGTATACGCCTAGCGCCGTAAAAAAGGCGCTCAAAAAGACCAAGACAACGGCAGTAGGTCCTACGGCTTCTTTTTTCGTAAAACCAACGCTGACAAAATAGTTTTGAATGAACTGCCCAAAGGTGCAGATCAGTCCACCAACAATAAAGGCCCATATGATGTTTTTTAATATAGGGGGTTTAGGCTTAACCTGTTTGTATTTTTCCTGAAATTGCTTTTGAGCTTGTTTATCGCTTTGTGCGCCGCTTTCAGGCATGATTTCACCTCCGTTGTTATTTTGACCACAGCAACTTTGAATAATGCATAAAATAGCAAGAGTGCCAAGCAGGCACTCTTGCGAGCAAAAGTTTTATCAATGGTGAACATGAAAGGCAATTTTGACGTCGGCTTTGTACTCCGAAATACGGCCATTATCAATATTCGCCGTAAAGTTTGTGACTTCCACACCAAGGATATCATCGATAGTCTTGCTGGCTTCCATAACAGCGTTATCAACCGCGTCCGTCCAGTTATGACGGGATGTCCCTACGAGTTCAATGACTTTTACAACGCCCATTCCTATTACCTCCTTATTATTTGTAATTGTTTCAATTATAGTCTGCGCCTGGCCATAAGCTTTTATGCCTGGCACAACCTAGCAATCGGACGGACTGGGGAAATACAGCCCCTGCGGTTTCAAGGTGAAAAAGCATTACCTGTTTAGCTCGCAGCGGCGTCTTTTTCGGTAGGTCATGCCAGAAAAAGAACCATGCAGCGGCGCTACCGGCAAGAATTAAAAAAATGGCAAAAGTCAGCATGAACAGTTTTTTGGCGTTCATAACCTCACCTCTACATTTATTATGTCCCTGTCGGCAACAAAAAAAATACAGGCTTCGTAAAGTCACGAAGTCTGCATTAAGTCCCTAATCAATCTTAGGGCTTGTTTTTCAATACGTGAAACCTGAACTTGCGATAGACCAATCATGTTGGCGATTTCCGCCTGCGTCTTATCCTCAAAAAAACGCAGATGAATAACATAACGTTCTTTGGGCGGCAGGCGGGATAGGACTTCGCGCAAAGCCAATTTTTCAAAATAAGCGTTGTCTTGCCCGTCGCATTGCGCAATCTGATCTAGCCTGCTTATCGGGTCGCCATCATCATGATATGCCTGTTCGAACAGCGAAGCAGGCGGCTGCATTGCTTCCAATGCCGACACGATTTCCTGCGGGGCGAGAGCTAACTCTTTGGCAACTTCGTGAATGGTAGGTTCACGGCCTAACAGGCTTTGCAGTCGTTCCTGCGTGCGGTATACGCGGTAGGCCAGTTCCTTAACCGGCCGGCTAACTTTAGTGGGGTTATCGTCGCGGATAAAACGGCGGATTTCACCAATAACCATTGGCACAGCATATGTAGAAAACTTCACATTGAAATTTAAATCAAAGCGCTCAATAGCCTTCATTAGGCCAATACAGCCAATCTGAAACAAATCATCCCATTCATAGCCGCGGTTAAGAAAACGATGAACGATACTGCGCACCAGATTAACATTATGCTCCAGGATATATTCCTTGGCCTGCTTATCGCCAGCTTGCGCCCGTTTGATCCATTCCTTTAATTCCGCATCTTCGAGCATAGTGCCGCCTCACTTAATGCGTCCCGCCGGTTTGTATTTTTTTAACCATTTTAACGGTAGTGCCCACCCCAACCTGCGACTCAATAATCAATTCATCCATAAACGATTCCATGAAAACAAAACCCAGTCCCATCCGCTCCGGATCACTTGAGTATGACGGCTGGCGCGCCTGGGCAATATCGGCGATACCTTTCCCATGGTCGACAATGATATACTCCAGTCGGTCCTCGTATAACATCATAGTAAACTCAATAATGCCTTTGTTATCATTGCCATAGCCGTGAATTACCGAG comes from Thermosinus carboxydivorans Nor1 and encodes:
- a CDS encoding DUF2953 domain-containing protein, translated to MHKELLVLWAGIVLAYMLSRVNIYISLTYWRQDNDDHIIVDVYLLRKLICYTITIPVIKTTDCTGIVWLVSEIETAKGDVHTHAERERRFIQNLWRIYLHYPRKFRRMLRQFRYFTRLYKAFVRKVLASLYCERLYWKTTFGAEDAAVTGIAVGALWAVKGLAYHTVRQRVKFSKHPEIAVVPVFGQQRFEVNFQCIFRLRVGNVITATYSLFNSKRKGAEGSG
- the scpB gene encoding SMC-Scp complex subunit ScpB, whose amino-acid sequence is MFYQHLKGHVEALLFASGDPLPIDKLAQILEIPEEHVALLLEELAQDMASAERGLTLVQVAGGYQLCTKPEMADFVSRLAQVQEGRLSMAAMETLAIIAFKQPITKQEIEAIRGVKIDKVLNNLVERRLVREIGRKETIGRPILYGTTDEFLKCFGLKSIEELLALAANLPEPALEKQP
- a CDS encoding segregation and condensation protein A; translated protein: MSDYKIKLEVFEGPLALLLHLIEKDQIDIYDIPIAQVTEQYIAYLKAWEEFNLDIASEFLVMAATLLQIKSRMLLPRPPAAVETAEEEDPRQELVEKLVEYRKFKQLAALLQSMAEKRLKYFTRPPQELDVTPPLPQGLKLDDLIMAFATILESAVDNYALVARDEISVQDKMYDIIHLLHKTGRIEFWQTITRTGSRSEVVAALLAVLELLRLKRITVSQDRCFGPIFIALRE
- the trpS gene encoding tryptophan--tRNA ligase: MKKGRIFSGMQPSGKFHLGNYLGALENWVRLQHDYECFFCIVDWHALTSSYEDTRRLPEHIHDMALDWLSGGLDPEKNVIFVQSHVKEHAELHLLLSMITPLSWLERVPTYKDKLQQLGAQGKEINTYGFLGYPELMTADIILYKADTVPVGEDQLPHLELCREIVRRFNHLYGEVFPEPQAKLSQAPLLPGIDGRKMSKSYGNEIPFAASPEDLRARVRLMVTDPQRVKKTDPGNPDVCTVHTFHKIFSRDELDEIVMSCRNAAIGCVDCKKRLAERMVSALADIHVRRAELEANPGRVREILAYGAERARQVAAATMEEVRQVMHLS
- a CDS encoding site-2 protease family protein — protein: MFGFDADMIFRIPALLATITVHEYAHARAAVALGDPTPRFMGRLTLNPVAHLDPIGLLMLWLFKFGWAKPVPVNPYNFRDGRMGMLIVSLAGPFANILFAFVTALTTGLLAKLGLLGGDWVQILRLTYIYNIIFAIFNLIPLPPLDGSKVLASLLPGRQAYAFERLEAYGPFILMALVYIGFIGTITHPLEIALSRFINTIVMWLL
- a CDS encoding spore germination protein, with the protein product MAEKPKIAKDIDSNINYLKELLGVGESFDVIFREYKFGRRRGASFSINAMVNDVVMADVLEHMMAQGQEELSMNILQKLFYSRLTHSQVKLVDNMNDAITSVLSGEMLFFLDGEGQVMVVDARSYPARMPSESNIEKVTRGSRDSFVETLVFNTALIRRRLRDPNLRFEIVKVGTRSQTDVAVAYIKDITNPELVETVKKRLNDINIDGVPMAEKAIEEYIAVGSKWNILPKVRYSERPDVAAVHLLEGHVCVIVDTSPNVMILPTTFWHHVQHVEEFRQNIIVGSFLRFVRMGAILFSLVLPPLWLALVLQRHLLPETLTFLGPRDPGIIPLGLQFIFAEFGIEMVRMATVHVPAAQSTALGFIGAFMLGEFATKVGLFGNETIFYIAVATVGTFATPSVELALAIRTFRLALTALVLLFKLPGLLLGLLGLFFILVFTKSFGIPYLWPAIPLNVAALKDVIFRLPIPSKVLRPAVLKPQDKDRLEGRTHKGPQKKKKEK
- a CDS encoding stage V sporulation protein AE; translated protein: MGKIRVILVTDGDRCAKHVVESIAGELGLRCISASAGNPTPISGEEIVRLIKQVPYDPVLVMFDDRGQRDKGQGEQAMEYVVNHPDIEVLGAVAVASNTTGINGVEADACISGNGEVVKASVNKYGEVTGGDKPVINGDTVDVLNEVEVPVIIGIGDIGKMDKADSVSRGAPITRKAIEEILKRSGVSYGRKT
- the spoVAE gene encoding stage V sporulation protein AE; the encoded protein is MQAYLMAFLIGGLICVVGQLLMDLTPLTPAHVLVLFVVVGGVLSGMGLYQPLIDLAGAGATVPLPGFGHALVSGTIEDVNKYGFWGIFSGSLRATASGIMAAAVFGLFAALLFNPKG
- the spoVAC gene encoding stage V sporulation protein AC yields the protein MPESGAQSDKQAQKQFQEKYKQVKPKPPILKNIIWAFIVGGLICTFGQFIQNYFVSVGFTKKEAVGPTAVVLVFLSAFFTALGVYDELGRRAGAGSIVPITGFANSVVAPAMEFKREGFVFGVGARMFIIAGPVLVYGMLTAFIIGFIYWLAK
- a CDS encoding dodecin family protein gives rise to the protein MGVVKVIELVGTSRHNWTDAVDNAVMEASKTIDDILGVEVTNFTANIDNGRISEYKADVKIAFHVHH
- the sigF gene encoding RNA polymerase sporulation sigma factor SigF, whose protein sequence is MLEDAELKEWIKRAQAGDKQAKEYILEHNVNLVRSIVHRFLNRGYEWDDLFQIGCIGLMKAIERFDLNFNVKFSTYAVPMVIGEIRRFIRDDNPTKVSRPVKELAYRVYRTQERLQSLLGREPTIHEVAKELALAPQEIVSALEAMQPPASLFEQAYHDDGDPISRLDQIAQCDGQDNAYFEKLALREVLSRLPPKERYVIHLRFFEDKTQAEIANMIGLSQVQVSRIEKQALRLIRDLMQTS
- the spoIIAB gene encoding anti-sigma F factor, translated to MTVKNRIFMSFTSNSENVGIARVAAAAFAAQMDLTLNEIEEIKVAVSEAVSNSVIHGYGNDNKGIIEFTMMLYEDRLEYIIVDHGKGIADIAQARQPSYSSDPERMGLGFVFMESFMDELIIESQVGVGTTVKMVKKIQTGGTH